Sequence from the Bacteroidota bacterium genome:
TCTGAAGTGACCGGACCAACTTTCAAAACAATATCCGCTTTAAAAATGTCCGATGCTTTTTCTACTATCTCTCCTCCCGCCTCACTGTATTCCTTATCCTGAAAATGCGCCCTGTTACCGGCTCCTGTCTCTATCATAACCCTGTGACCATTCTCCACGATCAGGTTCACCGCTTCCGGAACCAAAGCAATACGATTTTCATCATAGGGTTTTTCTTTGGGTAAGCCAATGGTGAGTTGACTCTCCCTGCGACCGGTTTCAAGCATCTCTTCCTGAGGCATTAGCCTCTCCGATTGCGAAAGACCAGGTGAATAATCATTATAAGCAGGTATCATGATATTATTTTTCTGAAATTTTCCGGTGTGAGATTATCCGCGAATTGTCCTTTCCGTCCAGTGCTATCCCGATGTATACGTAATCCTTCGGCAGAAGTTTTTCTATCATTTCAGGCCATTCAAGAAAACAATAGAAGCCGCTGTAAAAATACTCCTCATAACCAATATCCATAGCTTCTTCCGGTTTCTTAATCCTGTAGAAATCAAAATGATAAACCGGAGCTCCATCTCTGTCGCGGTATTCATTGATCAAGGTAAAAGTGGGACTTGTCACCACATCCCCTACTCCCAGAGATTTACAAACGGCTTTGATCAGAGTGGTTTTTCCTGCCCCCATAGAGCCGTTGAAAGCAAAAACCCTCATTTCAGAATACTCCCGCAGCAATTGCTCTGCAAATTCCTCCCGGAGAATAGGATCTTCACCTATGATAAACGGATTCATCATTATTTTGGCTGCAAAGTGATTACCGGAATCAAGACTTCTTCTATCGACACACCCCCATGCTGGAAAGTATTGCGGTAATACTTCACATAATGGTTATAATTGTTTGGATAGGCAAAGAAATCATTGCCTGTACAAAAAACAAAATTGGAACTGACATTGCTTTTGGGCAAATGGATGTCATGTGGGTTTTTAACCTCAAATACATCCTTTTGATTGAAGTTCAGGTTCTTCCCTGTTTTGTATCGTAGGTTGGTATTGGTGTTCCTGTCGCCGATTATTTTAACAGGATTCTGGACCCTCACGGAACCATGGTCCGTTGTAATAACCAAAGGCATTTGTTTATCAGAAAGAAAGCGAATGATATCGAACAGGGAAGAGTGTTCAAACCATGACAGCATCAAAGAACGGTAAGCAGGCTCGTCATCGGCCAGTTCCCTGATTATTTCCATTTCCGTGCGGGCATGAGACAGCATATCCACAAAATTGTAAACGATCACGTTCAGGTCGTTCGAGAGAAGATTGGGCATATTTTCGTGGAGCTTTCTTCCGGCTTCCAGGTTCAGTATCTTGTGGTAACTATATTTAAGGTTTTTTCCGAAGCGTTTCAATTGTTCGCCAAGCAATTCTCCTTCAAATTGGTTTTTGGACGCATCATCGTTTTCACTTACCCAGTAATCAGGATATCTCCGGTCGATCTCCAGTGGCATCAAACCGCTGAATATAGAATTTCTCGCGTATTGAGTGGTTGTAGGCAAGATGCTGTAATACATTTCTTCCTTATCGGTATTGTAGAATTCTCCGATGAGAGGTTCTATTGTTTTCCACTGATCAAAGCGAAGGTTATCAATAAGGATCACAAAAACAGGGCCTTGTTTATCAAGTAATGGGAAAACTTTCTCCCTGAAGAGCATGGGTGACAGCACGGGCCTGTCGGTCGTACTCCCCGCGATCCATCCAGCGTAGTTTTTCATCATGAACTTCACAAAAACCTGATTGGCTTCTTCCCGTTGCATATTCAACACCTGAATGATACCGGGATCGTTCGACTTTTCAAGCTCAATCTCCCAACGGGTGAGCCGCCGGTACACCTCTATCCATTCAGCCGCATTAAGATTGCCCGATATGTCCATACCAATTTTCCTGAATTCCTGCTGATAATTGAAAGTAGCCTTCTCGCTTACCAGTTTTTTGGTTTGCAGGTTCTTCTTGAGGCATAGCAGGATTTGCTTGGGATTCACTGGTTTAATAAGATAATCTGCGATTTTGGATCCGATGGCATCTTCCATGATCGACTCTTCCTCGCTTTTAGTGATCATCACGACCGGCAGATTAGGATATTTTTCTTTGATGCGTTCAAGGGTCTCAATCCCGGAAAGTCCCGGCATTTGCTCATCCAGGAAAATAATATCGTATTTGCCGGGTGAGATCATATCCAGGGCTTCATCCCCGTTGTTCGAAGTATCAACCAAATAATCCTTTTGTTCCAGGAAAATGATATGTGGCTTTAACATATCAATTTCATCATCAACCCATAATATTCTTGCTTGTTCCATAATGATAAATTTACAAACTAACCAGGAAGTATTTAGACCAGGCTAAAAAAAAAGTTGTAATATTGGAATGATAAAAATCCCTGATTATTGTCTTTATACAACAAAATTAATGAATCTTGCCAGGGTTAACAAGCGAAAAATATTTAATGATCCGGTATATGGTTTTATCCCCATCGAAAGTGAGCTCACTTTCGATATCATTGAACAGCCATGTTTCCAAAGGTTAAGGCGGATAAAGCAGCTCGGACTCACGCATCTTGTTTATCCCGGTGCCCTTCATACACGTTTTCATCATTCCATGGGGGCAATGTACCTGATGGGGCAGGTCATTGCTGCATTAAGAAATAAGGGCATAGGCATCAGCGACGAAGAAACCCTTTCTGCCACCATCGCCATTTTGTTGCATGACATAGGGCACGGACCGTTCTCACATTCCCTTGAGCATAGCATCCTGGATGGAATAAACCATGAACAGATATCCAGGCTTTATATGGAAAGACTTAATGAGGCTTTCAACGGTAGCCTTGAGGAGGCTATTTCCATTTTCAACAATTCTCATCCCAAAGCTTTTCTTCATCAATTGGTCAGCAGCCAGCTTGATGTCGACCGCATGGATTATCTCCGCAGAGACAGTTTTTACACCGGAGTATCTGAAGGAGTGATCAATACCGAAAGGATAATCAAGATGCTTACTATTGCAGGAGGTAAAATAGCGGTGGAGGAAAAGGGCATTTACTCGGTAGAAAAGTACATCATTGCCCGGAGATTGATGTACTGGCAGGTCTATTTACATAAAACTGTGGTTGCCGCAGAAAGTATGCTCAACCAGATACTGAAAAGGGCAAAATTCCTTGCCCGGCAAGGGGAAGAATTATTTGCAACCCCTTCGTTTGCCTATTTCCTTACTCATCCTTGTACCCTTGAGGATTTAAAAAACAACCCCGACATCCTGGAGATATTTTCACAACTTGATGATTTTGACATTTTGACTTCCGTTAAGGTTTGGACTAAACATCATGATAAGGTCTTATCGATGCTCAGTGAGGCTCTTATTAACAGACACCTTTTCAGGACGGAACTAAGCAATATTCCTGCAGAGCCTGAACGCATACAGGAGATGATACTATCAGTCTGCCATGTTACCGGATTGACTGCTGAAGAGGCTGCCCATTTTGTGATTCACGGTTCATCTGCCAATTATGCATACCATCCCAAAAGTGATAAAATCAATATCGTATATAAAAACGGGGATGTAGTGGACATAGCCCGGGCATCGGAGCAACTGAACATTTCAGTGCTTCTTAAGAATATTACCAAATATTTTATATGTGCCCCAAAATGGATTCCTGAAATGAATTAATATTCAATACTTAAATGAGTTCTTTCTGACAAATAATCATTAATATTGCAAAAAAATCAGGCATGATAAAATTCACTGCACAAAGCATTGCAGAATTACTAAATGGAAAGCTTGAAGGGAATCCAGATGCACTTGTAGACAAAATTGCCAGAATTGAAGACGGGACAGACGGTGCTTTATCTTTCCTGGCCAATCCTAAATACACCCAATACATTTATACCACTGAATCTTCTGTAGTTATTGTGAATAATAACTTTCAGGCAGAAAAGCAAATCACTGCCACACTGATCCGGGTAGAAGACGCTTACCTTGGATTTGCCAGGGTATTGGAATATTACAATCAATATAAATTAATGAAAACGGGGATTTCCGGGCAAGCTATCCTTGGCAGCAATTGCACTCTGGGCAAAGATGTTTATATCGGCCCTTTGAGTGTTATTGGCGATGGTGTTACCATTGGAAGCAATGTTAAGATCTTCCCTCAGGTTTATATTGGCGATCATGCGCGTATTGGTGACCATACGGTTATATATCCTGGAGTTAGAATATATGATGGGATGGTGATAGGTCATCACTGCACCCTTCATGCCGGGGTTGTGATAGGAAGTGATGGTTTTGGTTTTGCCATGCAGGAAAACAATCCTTTTCAAAAAGTTGCACAGATTGGTAATGTGATCATCGAAGATCATGTAGAAATAGGTTCTAATACCACAATTGACAGGGCCACCATTGGTTCAACCATCATACGGCGTGGGGTTAAGCTCGACAATCTCATTCAGATTGCACACAATGTGGAAATAGGTGAAAATACTGCCATTGCTGCACAGGCAGGCATATCAGGATCCACAAAAATCGGTCGTAATTGCCTCATTGGCGGAAAAGCGGGAATAGTTGGCCATCTGAAAATTGGTGACAATGTAAAAATTGCTGCCGGTTCCGGTATTTCCAACGATATTCCCGACGGCATGACCGTGTTTGGCGCTCCGGCCATGGAAGCATCCCGTTTCCGCAGAGCCTTCGTCCTTTTCAGAAATCTTCCGGAAATTGTTGCACGATTAAGCAGGTTGGAGAAAATTCTGAAAGTGGAAAACAAGAACACACAATAACTTACCTTTTACAGTACGTATTATTTTTTACCTTTGCGATTATTTTAATCTTCATATCTTTGTCGCCTCATGATGGCTGAAAAACAGAAGACAATCGGAAGGCCTGTCAATGTTCAGGGTACGGGGCTTCACACAGGGAAATTTGTAACACTTACTTTCAAACCGGCACCTGAAAATCATGGTATCAGGTTTAAACGTATTGACCTTGACGGCCAGCCCGAAATCGAGGCAAATGTTGATTATGTGTGCGATACTTCCCGGGGAACCACACTTTCTAAAAACGGTGCTTCGGTTGCAACAACTGAGCATGTCCTCGCTGCGGCATCAGGCTTTGGCATCGACAACCTGATCATAGAACTTGATGCCGAAGAAACTCCCATAATGGACGGGAGTTCCCGGTTTTTCGTTGAAGCCCTGAAAAATGCCGGTATTGTTGAGCAGAATGCACCGCGTAATTTCATTATCCTCGATCGTGAAATAACCTTTAACGATCCTTCCCGAAAAACTGAAATGATCGCTATACCCTGCGATGAATTCCGGGTAAGCACCATGATAAATTATGAAACGCAGGTTTTGGATACCCAAAATGCCGTGATGGATTCCATCAGGGATTTTGAAACAGAAATTGCCAATTCCCGTACTTTCGTCTTCCTGCATGAACTTGAGTTCCTGCTGAATAATAATCTTATTCGTGGAGGAGACCTTAGCAATGCGATTGTTTTTGTTAACCGTATGGTATCCCAGGAAGAGCTTGACCGGTTGGCTGAACTCTTCAACAAACCTAAAGTAAAAGTCTTAAAAGAGGGTATTCTTAACAACCTGGAACTTCACCACCTGAATGAGCCTGCCAGGCATAAACTGCTTGATGTGGTCGGGGATCTTGTGCTGCTTGGTAAACCTATTAAGGCACACA
This genomic interval carries:
- the tsaE gene encoding tRNA (adenosine(37)-N6)-threonylcarbamoyltransferase complex ATPase subunit type 1 TsaE translates to MNPFIIGEDPILREEFAEQLLREYSEMRVFAFNGSMGAGKTTLIKAVCKSLGVGDVVTSPTFTLINEYRDRDGAPVYHFDFYRIKKPEEAMDIGYEEYFYSGFYCFLEWPEMIEKLLPKDYVYIGIALDGKDNSRIISHRKISEK
- a CDS encoding PglZ domain-containing protein, producing the protein MEQARILWVDDEIDMLKPHIIFLEQKDYLVDTSNNGDEALDMISPGKYDIIFLDEQMPGLSGIETLERIKEKYPNLPVVMITKSEEESIMEDAIGSKIADYLIKPVNPKQILLCLKKNLQTKKLVSEKATFNYQQEFRKIGMDISGNLNAAEWIEVYRRLTRWEIELEKSNDPGIIQVLNMQREEANQVFVKFMMKNYAGWIAGSTTDRPVLSPMLFREKVFPLLDKQGPVFVILIDNLRFDQWKTIEPLIGEFYNTDKEEMYYSILPTTTQYARNSIFSGLMPLEIDRRYPDYWVSENDDASKNQFEGELLGEQLKRFGKNLKYSYHKILNLEAGRKLHENMPNLLSNDLNVIVYNFVDMLSHARTEMEIIRELADDEPAYRSLMLSWFEHSSLFDIIRFLSDKQMPLVITTDHGSVRVQNPVKIIGDRNTNTNLRYKTGKNLNFNQKDVFEVKNPHDIHLPKSNVSSNFVFCTGNDFFAYPNNYNHYVKYYRNTFQHGGVSIEEVLIPVITLQPK
- a CDS encoding HD domain-containing protein; its protein translation is MNLARVNKRKIFNDPVYGFIPIESELTFDIIEQPCFQRLRRIKQLGLTHLVYPGALHTRFHHSMGAMYLMGQVIAALRNKGIGISDEETLSATIAILLHDIGHGPFSHSLEHSILDGINHEQISRLYMERLNEAFNGSLEEAISIFNNSHPKAFLHQLVSSQLDVDRMDYLRRDSFYTGVSEGVINTERIIKMLTIAGGKIAVEEKGIYSVEKYIIARRLMYWQVYLHKTVVAAESMLNQILKRAKFLARQGEELFATPSFAYFLTHPCTLEDLKNNPDILEIFSQLDDFDILTSVKVWTKHHDKVLSMLSEALINRHLFRTELSNIPAEPERIQEMILSVCHVTGLTAEEAAHFVIHGSSANYAYHPKSDKINIVYKNGDVVDIARASEQLNISVLLKNITKYFICAPKWIPEMN
- the lpxD gene encoding UDP-3-O-(3-hydroxymyristoyl)glucosamine N-acyltransferase; the protein is MKFTAQSIAELLNGKLEGNPDALVDKIARIEDGTDGALSFLANPKYTQYIYTTESSVVIVNNNFQAEKQITATLIRVEDAYLGFARVLEYYNQYKLMKTGISGQAILGSNCTLGKDVYIGPLSVIGDGVTIGSNVKIFPQVYIGDHARIGDHTVIYPGVRIYDGMVIGHHCTLHAGVVIGSDGFGFAMQENNPFQKVAQIGNVIIEDHVEIGSNTTIDRATIGSTIIRRGVKLDNLIQIAHNVEIGENTAIAAQAGISGSTKIGRNCLIGGKAGIVGHLKIGDNVKIAAGSGISNDIPDGMTVFGAPAMEASRFRRAFVLFRNLPEIVARLSRLEKILKVENKNTQ
- a CDS encoding bifunctional UDP-3-O-[3-hydroxymyristoyl] N-acetylglucosamine deacetylase/3-hydroxyacyl-ACP dehydratase, translated to MAEKQKTIGRPVNVQGTGLHTGKFVTLTFKPAPENHGIRFKRIDLDGQPEIEANVDYVCDTSRGTTLSKNGASVATTEHVLAAASGFGIDNLIIELDAEETPIMDGSSRFFVEALKNAGIVEQNAPRNFIILDREITFNDPSRKTEMIAIPCDEFRVSTMINYETQVLDTQNAVMDSIRDFETEIANSRTFVFLHELEFLLNNNLIRGGDLSNAIVFVNRMVSQEELDRLAELFNKPKVKVLKEGILNNLELHHLNEPARHKLLDVVGDLVLLGKPIKAHIIARRPGHQTNVQFAKIIKEHAMNKTSKSPQSRFDLNKEPLFDINQIKKILPHRPPFLFIDKILEMSDTHVVGVKNVTMNEPFFVGHFPDDPVMPGVIQIEAMAQTGGVLLLNTVPDPHNYITLFLKIDNVKFRKKVVPGDTIVFHLELVEPIRRGICHMKGTAYVGDNIVMEGKMMASIIKKDIEETENNLR